In a genomic window of Cataglyphis hispanica isolate Lineage 1 chromosome 18, ULB_Chis1_1.0, whole genome shotgun sequence:
- the LOC126856458 gene encoding conotoxin Cal6.33-like, with the protein MGKLILLLCFAILAVTLTTACFHLGQICTSDADCCVGICHPCAGRCTGGPPPGIPIGPCSPKGPPV; encoded by the exons atgggAAAACTCATTTTACTTCTTTGCTTCGCGATTCTCGCAGTGACTTTGACCACGGCTTGTTTCCATCTTGGCCAAATA TGTACAAGTGACGCTGACTGTTGCGTGGGCATATGTCACCCATGTGCAGGCCGTTGCACCGGAGGACCTCCCCCCGGAATCCCAATCGGACCGTGTTCACCAAAAGGCCCTCCAGTATAA